AGTTCGTCGTCCTCGGGGAGCGGCAGCGCAAGCCCCGACGTCGCCCGGGGCGGTACGTACGGAGCGTCCACCGTCAGTACCAGCGCACGGGCCCCGGCCGCAACGGCCCGTTCCACCTGACGGCGGGTCACCTCTGCGTCCCGCAGCCAGTACACCTGGTACCACCAGGGTCCGGCCGCCTCGGCGACCTCCTCCGGGTGACGGGTCGCCCGGGAGGAGAGCACGAGCAGGGTACCGGCTGCGGCGACGCCCGCAGCCGTGGCCGTCTCACCCTCTTCGTGCGCCATGCGGTGGAAGGCCGTCGGCCCCGCGAGCACAGGCGATGTGAGCCGGGTGCCCAGCAATTCCACGCCCGTGTCGATGGACGAGACGTCGCGCAGCACCCGGGGCAGCAGCCTCCGGCCGCGCCAGGCGGCTTCAGCCTCACCGGCGCTGATCTCCTCGTCGGATCCTGCGGCGTAGAACTCGTACGCGGCGGCCGGCAGAACGGTCCGCGCTCGCACCGCCAGGTCCCGCGTCGCACGGATGCCGAGATCCTCCGGTCCGGGTCGCGCCTCGGGCACTGCCATGTCAGACCCAGTCCCGCCCGTCGCCGGCCGCGTCGTCGCCGGACACCGTGACCACGAACCCGAGCGCCGCCGCGGCCTGCCGGGCCTGGGCCACGGCCTCACCTGCGTCCACTCCGCGCGCCCGGACGAAGGCCGCGCGCGACTGCGAGCTGTCCAGGTCCCCGAGCACATCGCCGGCGCCCAGCAAGGCCTCGGCGGCCACCACGCCCGGCCGGGCGGCGACCTCGTCCAGACCGTCGATGCGGGTGAGCGTGCCGCGCGCCCTCGGCACCGCGAACCAGATCGCCTCCGGACTGCGGTCCACCGACGGGTCCGCCAGGGTCTTGCGGATGTCCGGGAGCACCGGCCGGCCCAACGTCTGGCGCACCACGCAGTCCACCAGATCCACGCCGGTGACGTCCTGCACCAGGTACGGGATCTCGTCACCCGCGAGCCGGACATGGGTTTCGATGACCCGCGGCCCGGCCTCCGTCAGCACCACCTCGGTGTGGGTGACGCCGTTGGCGATGTCGAAGGTGTCCAGCAGCCGCCGCACATAGGTGTGCACGGCGTCTGTCTGCTCGGCGGAGAGGTCGGCGGGCACCACGTGGCCGAGTTCGACGAAGCCCACGGGGTCGGAGAACTTCCGCGTCACGGCGAGAATCTCGTGTTCACCGTCCTCGGAGAAGGCCTCCACGCTGAACTGAGGGCCTTCGTGGAAGCGCTCCACCAGAACGCCCGCGTCCGGGATGAGGCCGAAGTCGCGCGCGGCGCGTGCGAAGGCCGCCTCTGCCTCCTCGACGGAACGCACGACGGAGACACCGAAGCTGCCGGCCCCCTGGACGGGTTTGACCACACACGGCGTGCCGTGCTCGGTCAGGAACGCCCGCAGCTCCGCCACGCCGGCGACCCGTCCGCCCGGGGTGTCGTCCACGCCCGCCTCCGCCAGCCTTCGTCGCATGGCGTCCTTGTCGTGTACCCAGGCGATGGTCTGCGGCGAGTGGCAGGGCAGGCCCAGCGCGGCGGCGACCGCTGCAGCCCGGTCCTGGTCCCGCTCGCCGAAGGTACCCACGCGGGTGAAGGGGTGCCGTGCGTGCACGGCTGCGGCCAGGGCGATCCACTCCTCGTCGGGGGCGTCGCTGCGCAGCGCCAGCACCCGGTCGTGCTGCCCGGGCTTGCGGATCTTGGGGACGAGATCCATCCTGCAAAGAATCGTCGTGGCGGTCCCGGGGCCACCCACCTCCCGGATCAGGCCGGGGATCTCGCGGCCGCCGCCGACGATGAGCACGTGTTCGGTCATGAGGACACCTCGGTGGGAGAACTGGACGCAGGAGTTGCGGCCTTGGCGGACACTGGCTCGGCCGGGGCGGTGCGGGGTGCGCCGGTGACCCTCAGGACTGCGGCCGCCAGGACGTACACCACAGCGAGCACGCCCCAGCCCGCGGTGCCCAGGGGCAGGAGCACACCCGTCATCAGCGCGGGACCCACGATGTGCTGCCCCGTCATGCCCAGACTGAACGCGCCGAGGTAGCGGGCACGGGCCGGGGCCGGTGACAGTTCGTACGACAGGTTCCACACGGCGACCGAGTGCAGGTTCTCCCCCACCGTCAGCAGTACCACTGCGATGACGGCACATGCCGCTGCCGGCCACACCGGCATGTGTTCGGCGCCTGCGAAGGCTGCACACGAGACCAGCAGCGGAACGAGGGCGATCGGCACGAGGCGCAACGCCCCGGCGGTGGTCTCCGCGAACCGGGC
The Streptomyces tuirus genome window above contains:
- a CDS encoding ATP-grasp domain-containing protein; this encodes MTEHVLIVGGGREIPGLIREVGGPGTATTILCRMDLVPKIRKPGQHDRVLALRSDAPDEEWIALAAAVHARHPFTRVGTFGERDQDRAAAVAAALGLPCHSPQTIAWVHDKDAMRRRLAEAGVDDTPGGRVAGVAELRAFLTEHGTPCVVKPVQGAGSFGVSVVRSVEEAEAAFARAARDFGLIPDAGVLVERFHEGPQFSVEAFSEDGEHEILAVTRKFSDPVGFVELGHVVPADLSAEQTDAVHTYVRRLLDTFDIANGVTHTEVVLTEAGPRVIETHVRLAGDEIPYLVQDVTGVDLVDCVVRQTLGRPVLPDIRKTLADPSVDRSPEAIWFAVPRARGTLTRIDGLDEVAARPGVVAAEALLGAGDVLGDLDSSQSRAAFVRARGVDAGEAVAQARQAAAALGFVVTVSGDDAAGDGRDWV
- a CDS encoding alpha-hydroxy acid oxidase; the encoded protein is MAVPEARPGPEDLGIRATRDLAVRARTVLPAAAYEFYAAGSDEEISAGEAEAAWRGRRLLPRVLRDVSSIDTGVELLGTRLTSPVLAGPTAFHRMAHEEGETATAAGVAAAGTLLVLSSRATRHPEEVAEAAGPWWYQVYWLRDAEVTRRQVERAVAAGARALVLTVDAPYVPPRATSGLALPLPEDDELCRSVGVGTRLPGWEQDPSLGLDAIERLHRMSGLPVLVKGVLRADDAKACVAAGAAGVIVSNHGGRQLDRAVTSADALPAVAAAVGADVPVLVDGGVRTGTDVLVALALGARAVLLGRPVVWALALGGAAGVTALLDSYRTQLSTAMALAGCSCPADIDADLLHSGS